ATCGACAGCGAAGTTTTGCAGATTCACCACGAAGCCGTAGAAGAGCACCACCCAGAATGTGGGTTTGCTCCAGCTCAGATCGAATCCGCCCAAGCTGAACTTTCCCGCTTCCGCTCCGGTTTTCACGATGCCGGCAAAACCATCTGGCGTTTTATCCGCGATGAGAACCACGCATATGATCGGGCCCAGCAGAAGCACGAGCGCTTGCAGCACGCCTGTCCAGATCGCCGCTTTGATTCCACCGAACACGGTATAAATCGTCATCACCCCACCAACGATGAGGATGATATATTCCACCTTCACACCGGCCACCGGAGATAACGCCAGCGCCAGCAGATACACGATCGTGCCCATGCGCGCCATCTGCGTGAGCAGGAAGCACACGACGGCATAAGTGCGGGCCCACGCTCCGAAACGTTCTTCCAGATGCTCATAAGCAGAGACGTGGCCGCTGTTCCGATAGAACGGCACAAACCATTTGACCGCGATCCATGCCGCGATGGGTGTGGTCAAAGAAAAGACGAACGGACCCCAATCACTTTTGAAACTGCTGCCGGGATTCGCGAGAAAACTGATGCTGCTGATGTAAGAGCCGAAGATGGAGAGACCGACGGCCCAACCGGGCAGCGAGCGCTGCGCGGCCATATAGTCCTCACTCTGCGTCGTATCCCGCGCGAGCCATAACCCCATGCCAACGACCAGCGCCAGATAGGCGATGATGACGCCGATGTCGAGGAATGGCAGGGGGGTGTTCATTTCTGCTGATCGCGTTTCGTGAGAGCTCTGAATACCATGGGCTTCGTCTCACTCCTCACCCGGTTCCGCAGAGACGGAATCGACCTCTCCTCATTGAGAGGAGAGGTAGCCTTTGATGGCCATAATAAAAACAGAGCATCTAAAAGACATTGCGGCTCTCTTCTCCCTCCCCCCTCAACGGGGAGAGGGCTGGGGTAAGGGGTGAGTCGAAACATAGCGCTTACGATACTCGACTATTTCGGCCACTCGCCATTTACCATCTCTTGCGCTTCCAGCTTCTTTGGATCAATC
This DNA window, taken from Verrucomicrobiia bacterium, encodes the following:
- a CDS encoding sodium:solute symporter, whose translation is MNTPLPFLDIGVIIAYLALVVGMGLWLARDTTQSEDYMAAQRSLPGWAVGLSIFGSYISSISFLANPGSSFKSDWGPFVFSLTTPIAAWIAVKWFVPFYRNSGHVSAYEHLEERFGAWARTYAVVCFLLTQMARMGTIVYLLALALSPVAGVKVEYIILIVGGVMTIYTVFGGIKAAIWTGVLQALVLLLGPIICVVLIADKTPDGFAGIVKTGAEAGKFSLGGFDLSWSKPTFWVVLFYGFVVNLQNFAVDQSYVQRYVTAKSDADARRSVWIGAWLYVPVAALFFFIGTALFALKTGDPTFFPEGLKADAVFPWFINNALPAGIRGLVIAALLAAAMDPNLSSMATLTYGDIYKRYINPKAGEKESMLVLRLATLGWGIIGTAMALFMIQSASVLDLWWKLAGVFGGGMLGLFLLGFISKKATKVAALAGTVVGVLVIMWMTFTPLFPERFGKMTSLYHNYLVIVFGTFAILYVGLLTASFRDNPFEEKQKP